In Heteronotia binoei isolate CCM8104 ecotype False Entrance Well chromosome 1, APGP_CSIRO_Hbin_v1, whole genome shotgun sequence, the genomic window CAAATATAAGCAAATAAACATTGAAGAGTATATTGTTTCTCAAAGTTTTACAGGATTGTTAAGGAGGCCCACAGCCCAAGGTGGCTAATTTATTACATACGATGCTGTTAGTCTTACCAGGATCCTAAATACCTAACTGTCTCTCAGATTTAAGTGAAGACCGCCCCCCCCAAAGATTTCCCGTTTTCTTTAGTCCACAAATGCGGATTTTATACAACAGTATAATAGAAAAGGGAAATGTTAATTACAACATCCTGGGACTAGTGACATCTACCACAAAAACACTGGAATCTTTAACAAATCACTGAAGCAGTTCACTTCATCGGATTTCTACAGTTGTCTGGGCAAATTCTaaggtttaaaaatataaattgaTCCACAcaattatttttaatttgttgACTGTTTGATATCCTCTGAAGGACTGTCAGTTTTGGCCTGGCAACCAGACAGCTGCTGCCCCGGGCGCTTTCTTTATGTAGGCTTGATCCAAGATGCTCAACAGTGAACTTGAAGATGGTTTTACCACATAAAATTCTATACAACACAcataaaactgggggggggggggtattttaaaAGATAAGAATGAAGGACAATAAAAGATGGCACCGTTAAAATCCAAGTATTTAATCCAGACCAGGGGAGGGAGACTCTGCCCTATAATAAGAGCTCTTTTTACATAGAtgactgctgtgaaaacatcgtgatgcatgcgacgtcatcccagagttggaaataagcggtgcttgcaaaggggactacctttaccttttttttttttaaatcatagagGGACAGATGCTATTTGCTAATCAAGATGACTATATAAACTTTTTCTCCTGTTTTGCTTACTGCTGGTAAACCCATGTTGTGAAGTTCACTGTGAACCCCAGGTAGGGAAATAACATTCTGACACTACTGTCtgcatctcccctccccaactgCTTGCAGGGACACTGGGAAGGAGGGATTAGGATGCTGACTCCCAAGGAGTCTGTATTACAACTCCCATTCTGTACAGGGATGCAGCAACCAGTTTCTCCAGGGACATGACAACAAGCTTGCTTCATCCAGTCAGAGAGAGTGGGTGTCagattgaaataaataaataaataaatacatacatacatacatacatacatacatacacacacacacacacacacacacacacacacacacatatattggccactgtgtgacacagagtgttggactggatgggtcattggcccgatccaacatggctcctcttatgttcttttgaaatGCATGCCCCTGGGATGCAATGGAGAAATTTCCTTTCTTAAGGTGGGGGTGGAGGTCAGAGAGGTGCCACTGTGATTCCCCTCCCCCTAAGTGGGAAacttctttaaaacaaaaaacaaaaaaaaaacttgttatGTTTATTTTTTGAATATCTGTTAAGCAAATACATTTAGAGCAACAAGTCTTTGGCTACATTTCAATGAAGTAGGGATTATATAGCAAGCCATATTTGAAAATTTAACAGAATGAAGATTTATATATAACAAACAGTAAAATGGGTTCAATCAACATGCAAAATGGATAGAACATTTCAAGGCTGAACAATATGCTGTTACTTTCCATATAGTATGTCTGTAACATAATTAGAACAATGCCAAGAAATTATAGGTGGTTGGAACGCCTAATTCGAAtttaaaagaagatgatgatgatattggatttatatcccgccctccactccaaagagtctcagagcggctcacaatctcctttaccttcctcccccacaacagacaccctgtgaggtgggtggggctggagagggctctcacagcagctgccctttcaaggaccacctctgccagagctatggctgacccaaggccatcccagcaggtgcaagtggaggagaggggaatcaaacccagttctcccagataagagtctgcacacttaaccactacaccaaactggctctattgatCATATAATCTAAAAATGGAAGCCATTGCTCCAGGAATGTGGATTGGTAGAAGGGTTGTCTATAAATGGTCTGAAGTTTTCTCcataataaaaacacaataaTTTCCTGTGCCATTGTGAAATCGGTGGTACATCTTTATTTTTTCACTTAGAGGCAAGTAAGATTTTGGCTGCTGCCAGTAAAATgaaaattaaatattttcttATAAATTGGACTTCCAAATCCTCACATAATTTCAGGAGAACTGTTTTTGGGTGCATGGGTGAACTAAGTACCCAGTAATATTTTTAATTTGTACCCCCAAAAGAAAGGCCTTTTTCCCAAGGATACTCCCACCAACAGCAAATATAAGATCCTATTGTACCAGTGTTTCCAACATAAAGGTTGGATATCGGAATTGATATTTAATTTTGGGGGGTCATATACCATCTTGTCATGTTTTTAAACAACAATATTTTGAAGTTAATTGTGTTTGATAAAATAGTCTTGAGTTCCAAATTTTCCTCCATAGCAAATTTGTAAGGTTAAGAATGCCCTTTTCCTGATATAATAGCAGGActgaatctacatgttttttgaggggcgggggaaaattaaaaaatgacgcccccttctgggccattctatcttatggtcccatagaatacaatggactccatacccaatttggcgccccccctctgtcggcgcccagggcaatcacctccctctgcccccccataGATCCGGCCTTGAATAATGGTGTTGACTTTTCTTCAAGGATATTTAAGATAGCATAGATTTGGATATTAGCCCTTTGTGGTTCTTAAAGTCTGCATTTATTAGTTGCTCAAATTTAGTAAGCTCTCTTTCTTAGCCTATTTTAACCCTTGGGTTATCTGTCAAGTGTTGGGCTTGTAGATATTCAAACCAGGGGAGTTTGATTTCAAAGCCTTTTTCTAATTGTGACTTTTCAATTATTTGTCTGTGTTTGGATATGTCTATTAGTCTTGTTAGTCTTAAGTGTTCTCCAAGTGTTAAAATAGTTTCTTCCTGGTTCAAAACATGATTGCCCCAGAAAGGATGATATAGGTGAgaaacctggagatttcctgtccTATACTCACAGAATAATAAATATTCATTCTGTTCAATTTGGATTGGTCATTCTTTTTATGCATTCCAAATAACATCACATATATCTGTTCCTATGTATGATTGTTCTATTTGTGCCCAGTGCACATTTTCTGATGGATTTCAAAGGGTTATTAACTTTACAAATCGGGCAGCCTTATAACAGATTTTAAGGTCTGGTACACCAAGTCAGCCCATTTTGGAGGGGTGTTTCATAATATGCACCCATTTTACTCATTCCTTCCCCAACCACATTTTTTACTTTGTCTGTGTCAAGTCTGTTTGTGGTCTTGCTCTAGCTTAACATCTAACCCGTATTCTACTACACTGTTCTAGATTATTATCCCAAACAAGGGCAAACGTTTCCTATTTCAAATAAACTTCCCCAAATCTCCCCCTGTACTTATGTCTTGAAGCTGCTAACAGAACCACCTGCCAAGAGCCAACATTTTCATCTTTTAGTCCTTCTTTGAAACCAACTTATACAGCAAAGCTGCCATTCCAGTCCTCCCTGCCCTGCCAGCCTTAACAATATTCCTCTCTAATATAAGCAATATAAGTACATAAGAAATTGTACTTGCTTATGATCTTCACTGTGAAGTACCTTACTTCTCTCTCCCTTAGTTCACATTCCTGTTGAAGTTTGACATTTCCAACAGCTGGATCTGACAAGCACTTAGGTGTCTTAAGACCTCTCAAACAAAGAAGAGCTTAATATATGCAACACTGCCTTTTGCTACAATATTATAATAGAAGTAATTTCTGACAAATTTTGTCCCACACCACTCAATAGAAGCACCCTCTTAGTGTGAGGAATAAGTAGCAATTTATGCAGAAATAATAAAATGCAGGAAACTAACCTTCCAGTCTTATCCCGGCACCCAGCTGTGTGTTGTTGTCTTTACACCATGTGACAAACCTTGGTTAGGCAACACATTGTCAAAGTTAAAATCTAATGTTTCCCCATCCATGAGGTCATTACGAATTATTGACTCCATATCGCAGTCCAATCGTTCAATCAACATATCATCTAAGTCACTAGGGAGTTTTTCCTGATGGAAAGATACTATTCCCACTCTTCCATAGCCATTACAGCTGTTCACAGTGGTGTAAGGATTGATGCTATTCATCTGCATTGGGTGGCTCATAGGCACTTGCATTGAGGTTTTCACTGCGGATGAACGATGTACACCTGAAGCATGAGACACAGTGCTAACAGTGAGAGACAAGGTATGGCTGTTAACTACTGATGTTGGCTGGATATGTCCTTGATGTGGATGGGTACTGGGGGCAACAATTTTGTTATGATTCTGTTGACTGCTGTATGGCGTCATGGCTGAGTTAGTGGCCATTAAAACATTTGGTCCCAACACTCGGCCACTGGACTGGGAAACATGAGTGTCTACAGATGTCAAGATATCACTGTGTGGAGGTGAATCAGAAGTAAGCAACTCCTTCAGCAGTCCTACAGGGCAATTATACTGACTGATGTTTCCATAGCTCGATTTATTGTCTTGAATGGTTTGCATAGGTATTTGGGACAATGTGTTCAGGCTAGTCTGACCATAACTATATTTCCTGTAGTCCGCATTTGGTGAACCTATATTTGTGTTGGACGGAGTATATGAATAACCTGATGGTTGCTGCATCATGGTAGCGGGTGGGGATTGGGTTGATCCAGCCAAAGATGTATTTGGGGATAAAAGGTTGAGGTTATCCAGCAGGTTCTCCATGGTTTCCGAACTGCTCATCTCAGAAAGGCTAGGCAGAGTCGAAGCCATTTTGGTTGCTGATGGAGGGTAGACCATGGAGTGCACATCCTCTTCTCCAAGGTCATCTTGTTCTGGCATGATTGGAGAAAGTCTCCCACTAATTGTACTAGCATTGGAACTGGTTCTAGGTCTAAATGTACTCCAGTTATTATCAAAGTCATCATTACTATGAGAGCTGGGGCTTGCAGGCCATTTGGAGAATTGTGTGCCTGGACTGTCCCCATTTCCATCTTGACCTGTCTGAAGAGCGGCTTTTTTCTTTGCAGCTCTTCCTCTGCTTTTGGCGAACTTGGTGCTGTTGTCCATGGATGCAGCCCTTCTCCTGGGAGACTTGCCACTTTTGCCTCCTTCTGGGTTGAGCATCCACCATGAGCTTTTTCCTGTTCCTTCATTCTGCACTCTAATAAACTTGCTGTGCAATGAGAGGTTATGGCGGATTGAATTCTGAGGAGAAAAAACAGGGAGTGAGAAAAGTGTTGAGTCTATTTCTGTCCTCAACAGAAAGAGTAATCCCATAGAATTTCTATACAAATAACTGCCATTCCCATTGAAATATACAACTCCCCATTTTATCTAAATAGATTCTTACATTCCTATGGTAGTGAAGTTTCCAAATTTTAAGGCAATCTTAGATGTTTCTGCACCTAAGGACTTGAATGCCTAATTACAAGACATATTTAAAATTTCTATGAAACCCTTGAAGCAGAAGAAGGGGCATTATTTTTTACTTGTTCATATTATTCTTAAGGGAAACCCAGTTCCAAATCACTTCTATCTCTCCATTTCATGATTCCCAATGAAGCACAACAATATAAAAGTAACCAATGCTGAATGGTAAGAGCAAATAAACAGAAAAGATGGCACAATACAAATGACCACTGTTTTATCTGagttgactttttaaaaacatccattgcagtcagtttattttctggAAGCACTGTCAAACTGATTAAATAACATTAGTTCATTAATTTGCCTTCACTAATGATTGAAATTGTGTATTACAAAACGTACATAAAACTGACTGAAATACTGAATCGAGTGTAAGAAAGTTCAGTGCCACTACTATAACTCAGggataaaaggggaaaaaactttAATTCTCTTATGCTCCTTTACAGTAACACACAGGAGTCAAAGTTAC contains:
- the FOXO1 gene encoding forkhead box protein O1: MAEAPQLVETDPDFQPLPRPRSCTWPLPRPELAPSSPGQTPAPTPARAASPSRCARGAALCSSSPGGDLLSLLEGGGGEGFEAAGAGELGAPGGCPCGDFPCLQHPPHQQQQPAAALASVAGPRKSSSSRRNAWGNLSYADLITKAIESAPEKRLTLSQIYEWMVKNVPYFKDKGDSNSSAGWKNSIRHNLSLHSKFIRVQNEGTGKSSWWMLNPEGGKSGKSPRRRAASMDNSTKFAKSRGRAAKKKAALQTGQDGNGDSPGTQFSKWPASPSSHSNDDFDNNWSTFRPRTSSNASTISGRLSPIMPEQDDLGEEDVHSMVYPPSATKMASTLPSLSEMSSSETMENLLDNLNLLSPNTSLAGSTQSPPATMMQQPSGYSYTPSNTNIGSPNADYRKYSYGQTSLNTLSQIPMQTIQDNKSSYGNISQYNCPVGLLKELLTSDSPPHSDILTSVDTHVSQSSGRVLGPNVLMATNSAMTPYSSQQNHNKIVAPSTHPHQGHIQPTSVVNSHTLSLTVSTVSHASGVHRSSAVKTSMQVPMSHPMQMNSINPYTTVNSCNGYGRVGIVSFHQEKLPSDLDDMLIERLDCDMESIIRNDLMDGETLDFNFDNVLPNQGLSHGVKTTTHSWVPG